The nucleotide window TAGGACTTGAAACAGGGTGAACGATCTGTCCCTCATGTCAGCACCATCTGAATGTGGGATTTGCCATTCCCGCGTCTGTGTGACTGTCACGTAGAGCAAGCAGGGGCAAAAccccaatgatttttttcatttaagagattttatttatttattcatgacagagagagagagagaggcagagacataggcagagggagaagcaggctccatgcagggagcccaatgcgggactggatcccgggactccaggatcacgccctgggccaaaggcaagagctaaaccactgagccacccaggactcaGCAGTTTTTTCAGCTTCTCCCAGGAGCGCCCCTCTCAATTCCAAACCCCTCAGACGCTGCCCTGTTAGTAAACCTCTAGGACGGTTGCAAGCCGCCACCAGTTTGTGGCCTCCGGGTAGCACAAAGGGAGGTCTGAAGTACATAGATCATGGAAACAAATAACAGACCAAACCAAAATAAGTGAAAGCACAGCTTCAATTTTAATGGTTTCATCAGGGGAAGGATTTGTTGATCCACATCATTTTCTGGGATTTCTTATAATCCCCAAGGATCATGCATGAGTAAGTCATGTGGCATTTTGGCAAAGGCCATCTCCACACGGGCATCATTTGTGTCAGTGTCCACAAGCCATTCCATCAGATCTTAATCATTTTTGTGCCTCCCCGGTTGCCTCCCCAGTAAAAAGCTCAGCATGTTTTTAGAGGCCAATATGGGTTTTAGGTATTCATCTGCCTTCTTCTTGGTGTTCTGTGTGGGCATGCTGGGACCCACTTCAGAGCGCCCTTTCTCCATGACCAGTTGGGACACCACAAACAGCTTTAGGAAGAAGCACAACtgggaaaaaaaactgtaaaagtgGATGGAATCGAGAATGACCTATTGGAGAAATAACAAGTGCCCCAGAAGCCCCTCCGCACCTCCATCTActtacacatgtgtgtgcatgtatccAAACACACGGacatgcaaacacacatacacacacacacacaccaatttaGTCAGATACTGCTTTGAGGTTGACATCTGCTGTGAAATGCCagctttatcatttatttgatcCCCGcatatattggaaaatatttctggaatctctattttattccatctACAGGTTTCTCAATTCCTGTTTCAACTGCTAACCCTATAGAGTATGTTTCAATAGGCAGTATGACAAGCTCCCCCTTTGGATAATTCCTCACATTTTCTCTTCTAGTTCCAAATATATACTCAAAGTCCTGTTGTGATTTATGATTGGGATTACACTGAAATCAGAAATTTAGAGGAGAATTGGTATCATTTCAAAGCTTAGtcttgcttccttctccctccccaaaataatttaaaatattattttaatgtccaAACATGAAGTACATAAGAAGGTTCATGTacattttccctgtttttttttttatttcattatagttgTGTTTCACAGTGCTTGTGACTAATTTGAATTGGacattgtatttctattatattttctagTAGAAGTGTAcacaaaatttaaagtttttatgtgTTTAACTTATATCAACTGACCTTTCCTGATCCATTTCCTGAGTGATGGCTTTGTTTTTTCTGAGGAAATCCCTTTAGAGAAAGGCAGTTTTGCTACTTTCTTTAGGTAACATAATACTGGACACTAATCATAGTTCTTCTCCCTTTTGTTGTCTTTTAGTCCTTGAACACAGTATCTGAGTGTCTTGACATGGTTCTATAGGGGGTGGCAGGAAAGTGGGGTGAGTGGGCCTTCCCTGCCTCTCAAGGAAAGGAGTGCGTACCTTTCATCAGTTCAACTGCATCAGGTGTTACATGAATAAGGATAATAACTTCCCGTCCTCTGGCACCTCTCACTGTTTTCAGCCCTTAACCAGCTGTAACGCAAGTGATAGTGTTAAGTATTCAGATCTTGCATGCGGGCACAAGGTTCTGAGAGTCATTGTGAGTCACCTCTGGGGCCTAGCCAATAAGGCCTGAGGGCtcagggaagaaaaatataaggtAAGGATCTTCCCCTCTCATCCCCGTCCTCTTCCAGACCATCCTCTACAGAAACCTGAGTAGTCTGTGAGGTAAGCCATCCAATATAATGTAATGTGGTTTTGTGCCATTACCACACTAACCCACCTGGTGAACCCCAATCCAACTATCCAGAAGGGGAGAGGTTATAGGACTCTCTCATTTGTTCACACTGGCCCAGAGATGCTCTGTAGAGAAGTGAGGAGGGGCACAGCCCCTAGATATTGGCTTTCTCACTTCTAGTCCCAGGTCTGTGTAGCCTTGAGCAAgtgccttaatttctcttctgagtCAAGGATTGAGAACACAATAAGTACCTGCTCCCAGCAATAGCACTGCATCAGATTCAAAAAATACTGCACAAAATGGGGGAGGGCAGTCTGGGGGAATGCAGTGAGGTATTAGGAGTATGGAGTTCGTGGTCCGGTATCGGGGTGAGTGCAGTCTTCAAACACAATTGGTCATTAGCCTCACAGATAGCCCTGGTCCTCCAGACCTTAAACAGATTTTTCAGCACCTAGTTCCCCAGCCTTAGatcttttcctctttgaaatcctttttctctttaactaATGGTTCTTGTCTGATGTGGGGAATAAGGGAGATAAAACCATCTCATAGGACTATGCTGGAAACAAAGTATGTGTGGCAGGGAAGTGGCAGGAGGAAGCGCCCCTTGCGGGGGGCATAGAATCAACTGAATTTCATCAACTTTTTCAGGTTTACTCCATTGTGTTCCTTTTGTGAAGCCATTTGTGGTGTTAGCcagacatggagaaagaaaacCCTGAATTCAAACCCAGCCCATCTACAACcagtgatgaaaaaaatgagaagacaagtgGACGCTCAAAGCAAACCGTGCCCACCAAGAACGTGTTGCACTTTTTACTGGAGAGGCAGCTGGGGAGGCACCAGAGTGATGTGGATCTGTCTAGGTGGCTGTGGATGCTGACATAGCCACACCAGGGTAGAGGTGGcccttgctaaaaaaaaaaagcatgggtcTTACCTGCTTATGCTTACCCcaatttttgaaaatgcaaaaaaaaaattgatttaaaataacaaaacaacttCCTTGTTTCAGCTACTACAACAAAAGCTGCATTTTCACTCTATTTGGTTTGGTATGTTTTTATTGCCCAAACAGCATTTTTAGGTTAGTAATATGGGACAGGGGATTTCACCACGGTAACCTGGAACACAGGAGCTCTCATAGCCTGCAAGGCGGTGAGGTCACAGTGCAGGTCACATTTCTTCCACCCTTAACCTGAAACAAAATCAAGGGGGCAGTGATGCAGAATTGGGGACCCCCGGGAACCGAGACCCCTCTCCTAAGCATTTGAGGAGACACCCGCTGTTTCTCGCTGGAAAACCTGGCTGCTACCCTGGTGAAAGTTTAAGAATGGGCCTCCCGCAGCGTAGGAAGTTTAGGAtatccatattttttattctgagcCTCATGAGGATACCATTTAGAAACTACAGCGTTATGTTTTTGTTGGctctatttcatataaaaaaatcagagtagggcagcctgggtggctgagcggtttagcaccgtcttcggcccaggttgtgatcctggacacTCGGgttcgagtcccgtgtcaggctccctgcatggaacctacttctctctctgcctgtgtctctgcctctctctctctgcgtgtctctcatgaataaataaaatatttttaaaaaaatcagagtacaTGGCATTTTAATATGGG belongs to Canis lupus familiaris isolate Mischka breed German Shepherd chromosome X, alternate assembly UU_Cfam_GSD_1.0, whole genome shotgun sequence and includes:
- the LOC119868516 gene encoding embryonic testis differentiation protein homolog B-like codes for the protein MEKENPEFKPSPSTTSDEKNEKTSGRSKQTVPTKNVLHFLLERQLGRHQSDVDLSRWLWMLT